In Paenibacillus sonchi, a single genomic region encodes these proteins:
- a CDS encoding RluA family pseudouridine synthase — protein MNTRRNPKEGSKRGVRPGVKAKAQPRPGTRGPHGKPGGKPGAAAKAASPVKSYTVAEPAELLAFLLKTITSRGRNSIKSMLSRGQVSVNGKAVTKHNFQLHPGQTVTIDLEKPVQMKEMTGLAIVYEDDDLIVIQKEAGLLSIATGEDNELTAYRQLMEHVRQSNPHNRVFVVHRLDRDTSGVMMFAKSEQLQQKLQNTWKETVKERSYVALVEGVVKKPEGTISSWLKETSTLKMYSSPHEGDGLHAVTHYKLIQGNRHFSLLEVHLETGRKNQIRVHMSDIGHPIVGDKKYGAETKAVGRLGLHARLLSFVHPSSGELLTFESAIPKTFLKYSAPAPSN, from the coding sequence ATGAATACAAGACGAAATCCCAAAGAGGGTTCCAAACGCGGCGTAAGGCCGGGAGTGAAGGCCAAAGCCCAGCCCAGGCCCGGCACAAGAGGCCCACATGGCAAACCGGGCGGCAAGCCGGGAGCAGCAGCCAAAGCAGCATCGCCGGTTAAATCATATACGGTCGCGGAGCCTGCCGAGCTGCTGGCTTTTTTGCTGAAGACTATTACAAGCCGCGGACGCAATTCCATCAAATCCATGCTCTCCCGCGGGCAGGTGTCGGTAAACGGCAAAGCCGTAACCAAGCATAATTTCCAGCTGCATCCCGGCCAGACCGTAACCATTGATCTTGAAAAACCGGTCCAGATGAAGGAAATGACCGGACTGGCCATTGTTTATGAGGACGATGATCTGATTGTGATTCAAAAGGAAGCCGGGCTGCTCTCCATCGCCACCGGTGAAGACAATGAGCTGACTGCCTACCGCCAGCTGATGGAGCATGTCCGCCAGAGCAATCCCCATAACCGTGTCTTTGTGGTGCACAGACTGGACCGCGATACTTCCGGTGTAATGATGTTTGCCAAAAGCGAACAGCTGCAGCAGAAGCTGCAGAATACATGGAAAGAAACGGTAAAGGAACGCTCCTATGTGGCATTGGTGGAAGGCGTGGTCAAAAAACCGGAGGGAACCATCAGCTCCTGGCTGAAGGAAACCTCGACGCTCAAAATGTATTCCAGTCCCCATGAAGGCGACGGCCTGCATGCCGTGACCCACTATAAGCTCATTCAGGGCAACCGCCACTTCTCTTTGCTGGAGGTGCACCTGGAAACCGGACGCAAGAATCAGATCCGCGTGCACATGTCCGATATCGGACATCCCATTGTCGGGGACAAGAAGTATGGTGCGGAGACAAAAGCTGTCGGGCGGCTCGGACTGCATGCCCGCCTGCTCTCCTTCGTACATCCGTCCTCCGGGGAACTGCTTACCTTTGAGAGCGCCATCCCCAAGACGTTCCTGAAATACTCTGCTCCGGCACCTTCGAACTGA
- a CDS encoding spore germination protein, giving the protein MQEHILKPLMARSDDHPGFPDNLAGLSHYIWNTALQVTQGTTEEDLSALPSGIVKGQLILLIEGSAEALVLDMRQVDTRGVEQPQTEQVIRGPREGYVEKLENNLSLLRYRLQSTDFRIEISPIGARTQSRVALCYLDSLAGPKLVAEVMRRISMIQTDGIIDAGYIEQFIEDQPLSPFPQVQSTERPDKTVAALLEGRVAVLVDGSPFALIVPALFNQFFQTVDDYTERFIMGSLIRIIRLIALAFSLFFPALYVSVISFNPELMPTDFAVAISGGRAGVPFPAVLEVLIMEVSMEVLREATIRLPQMIGGALSIVGVLVIGQAAVAAGLASPITVVIVALTTIGSFATPAYNAAIALRMLRFPLILLAGMFGLYGVMIGTILIINHLLFLESFAVPYMSPYIPGKWRDWKDSLVRVPLWWMRSRPSFLHTRDNTRLPASTPGNYTAQILQQGGETSEPFPADHNAAGSSRNQ; this is encoded by the coding sequence ATTCAGGAGCATATCCTGAAACCGCTCATGGCCCGTTCCGATGACCACCCAGGATTTCCTGACAATCTCGCCGGGCTGTCCCATTATATCTGGAATACAGCGCTTCAAGTCACACAGGGAACCACTGAAGAAGATTTGTCCGCCCTGCCTTCCGGAATCGTCAAAGGCCAGCTGATTCTGCTGATAGAGGGTTCAGCCGAAGCCCTTGTGCTGGACATGCGGCAGGTCGACACCCGTGGTGTAGAGCAGCCGCAGACGGAACAGGTAATCCGGGGACCGAGGGAAGGGTATGTAGAGAAGCTGGAGAACAATCTCTCCCTTCTGCGCTATCGGCTGCAGAGTACGGATTTCCGGATTGAGATCAGTCCCATCGGGGCACGGACCCAATCGCGGGTAGCCTTGTGTTATCTGGACAGTCTGGCCGGCCCGAAGCTGGTAGCCGAGGTGATGCGCAGAATTTCAATGATTCAAACCGACGGCATCATTGATGCGGGATACATCGAACAATTCATCGAAGACCAGCCGTTGTCTCCTTTCCCGCAGGTTCAGAGCACAGAGCGGCCGGACAAAACGGTAGCCGCTTTGCTTGAAGGGCGGGTTGCTGTCCTGGTAGACGGCTCGCCTTTTGCCCTGATCGTTCCCGCCCTGTTCAACCAGTTCTTCCAGACGGTGGATGACTATACCGAGCGCTTTATTATGGGCAGCCTCATTCGCATAATCCGCCTGATCGCCTTGGCCTTCTCCCTGTTTTTCCCGGCTTTGTATGTGTCGGTCATTTCGTTTAACCCGGAGCTGATGCCTACCGATTTCGCCGTAGCCATCTCCGGGGGACGCGCCGGCGTGCCTTTCCCGGCTGTGCTGGAGGTGCTGATTATGGAGGTCTCTATGGAGGTGCTGCGCGAGGCCACCATCCGCCTGCCGCAGATGATCGGCGGGGCCTTATCCATTGTCGGTGTGCTCGTTATCGGCCAGGCAGCGGTGGCAGCGGGACTGGCGAGTCCAATCACTGTGGTGATTGTCGCGCTGACGACTATCGGCTCTTTTGCCACACCTGCTTATAATGCCGCGATTGCACTGCGTATGCTGAGGTTTCCGCTGATCCTTCTGGCCGGGATGTTCGGACTCTATGGCGTGATGATCGGCACCATCCTGATTATCAACCATCTGTTGTTCCTCGAATCCTTTGCTGTGCCCTATATGTCTCCGTACATCCCCGGCAAATGGCGCGATTGGAAGGACTCGCTCGTGAGAGTACCTTTGTGGTGGATGCGCAGCCGCCCCAGTTTTCTGCACACCCGGGATAATACCAGGCTTCCTGCCTCCACTCCCGGGAATTATACCGCACAGATTCTTCAGCAGGGAGGAGAGACCAGTGAACCATTCCCGGCAGATCACAACGCTGCGGGCAGCAGCCGTAATCAGTAG
- the dhaS gene encoding dihydroxyacetone kinase transcriptional activator DhaS codes for MSNSLLTKKALAHSLKTLMEHLPLNKISVKHLVDDCGLNRQTFYYHFQDIFELLGWIYQTEALESIAQYRSYNTWTDGFYRIFCYIEANKAFCNNTLDSLGRTHLDAYLYEVTNDLIMGVIQELAGGMEVDVEDKRFIANFYTLAFTGLVIQWMRGGMKDDPKVIIGKLSVLIEGNFAKALHQYEKKLS; via the coding sequence GTGTCCAATTCCCTTTTGACCAAAAAAGCCCTCGCCCATTCCCTGAAGACCCTGATGGAGCATCTACCGCTGAACAAAATTTCAGTCAAGCATCTGGTGGACGATTGCGGGCTCAACCGTCAGACATTCTATTATCATTTCCAGGATATTTTTGAGCTGCTCGGCTGGATTTACCAGACGGAAGCGTTGGAGAGCATCGCCCAATATCGCAGCTATAATACGTGGACGGACGGGTTTTACCGGATTTTTTGCTACATCGAAGCCAACAAGGCCTTTTGCAACAATACGCTGGACTCCCTGGGCAGGACGCATCTGGATGCGTATCTGTATGAAGTGACGAACGATCTGATCATGGGTGTGATTCAAGAGCTCGCGGGCGGGATGGAGGTTGACGTCGAGGATAAGCGGTTTATCGCCAATTTTTATACGCTGGCTTTTACGGGCCTTGTGATCCAGTGGATGCGCGGCGGCATGAAGGATGATCCGAAGGTGATTATCGGCAAGCTCAGTGTGCTGATTGAAGGGAATTTTGCCAAAGCGCTGCATCAATACGAGAAAAAGCTGTCGTAA
- a CDS encoding endospore germination permease, with protein MNHSRQITTLRAAAVISSTIIGIGILSFPRYMADAGGSSAPLVAFTGVLISFFSFWLLAALCRRFPKESLFVFSRRLIGRPLAMFFTLIIWLIFIMLTGLTARQFGDVATSVLFNKTPIEATVILMLLICQLSARRNIIKFSYIHFFYLPLIIGPVIITILISMRDVDLLNLQPVLTAPSASFWRGAIEASYLFQSSFIITLLVPFMQLPKQAVRAGAIGIFAAGAVYLLIVIASVGMFGVEETKLLIYPTLETARSAVVGDGFLERLDALFIVIWVISVFTTIYTTYYIAAYLLQNLLAFRDQRMTSSVLLPLVFAIAMLPKNVFETYTWTLLLGKMSMILMVGYPALLWAVYGVRRFRKKVLP; from the coding sequence GTGAACCATTCCCGGCAGATCACAACGCTGCGGGCAGCAGCCGTAATCAGTAGCACCATTATTGGGATAGGGATTCTCAGCTTTCCCCGCTATATGGCCGATGCCGGGGGCAGCAGCGCACCTTTGGTTGCTTTTACCGGCGTTCTGATCTCCTTCTTCAGCTTCTGGCTGCTGGCCGCGCTGTGCCGGCGCTTCCCCAAAGAATCTCTGTTTGTGTTCAGCCGCCGGCTTATCGGCCGGCCGCTGGCCATGTTCTTCACTTTGATTATTTGGCTCATTTTCATCATGCTTACCGGCCTTACCGCCCGTCAATTCGGAGATGTCGCTACAAGTGTGCTGTTCAATAAAACACCAATTGAAGCGACCGTTATTTTGATGCTGCTGATCTGCCAGCTGTCGGCCCGAAGGAATATAATCAAGTTTTCCTACATTCATTTCTTCTACCTGCCGCTGATTATTGGCCCGGTGATCATAACTATCCTTATTTCTATGAGAGATGTCGACCTGCTGAATCTTCAGCCTGTCCTGACCGCTCCCTCAGCCTCCTTTTGGAGAGGCGCCATTGAAGCGAGCTATCTGTTCCAAAGCTCTTTTATCATCACACTGCTGGTTCCTTTTATGCAGCTGCCTAAGCAGGCTGTACGGGCAGGCGCAATCGGTATTTTCGCAGCCGGAGCCGTATATCTGCTGATTGTTATCGCCTCCGTAGGCATGTTCGGTGTGGAGGAAACCAAGCTGCTGATTTATCCCACACTGGAAACCGCCCGCTCGGCGGTCGTTGGAGACGGTTTTTTGGAACGGCTGGACGCCCTGTTCATTGTTATATGGGTAATCTCTGTCTTCACCACCATCTACACTACCTATTATATAGCCGCCTATCTGCTGCAGAATTTGCTTGCATTCAGGGATCAGCGGATGACCTCCAGTGTACTGCTCCCTTTAGTTTTTGCCATTGCCATGCTCCCGAAGAATGTCTTTGAGACCTACACATGGACCCTCCTGCTGGGGAAAATGTCCATGATCCTGATGGTCGGCTACCCCGCTCTGTTATGGGCCGTATATGGGGTCCGCCGTTTCCGGAAGAAGGTGCTCCCATGA
- the recQ gene encoding DNA helicase RecQ, with protein MKMQAPTMEQAQAELQKYYGYPDFREGQKKIVMNLLEGRDTLGIMPTGGGKSICYQVPALLLPGLTLVISPLISLMKDQVDALTTAGIPAAYINSTLSGKEVNERIRAARRGELKLLYVAPERLELDWFRLEMAGLSISCVAVDEAHCVSQWGHDFRTSYLAVSPFVDELPERPILAAFTATATPEVMEDMVRLLRLRQPGVFMTGLGRDNLAMSVLRGENKREFVLDYTAQHSHQPGIVYAATRKEVDDLYQRLQASGIAAGRYHAGMSDQERAESQEGFLYDDIRVMVATNAFGMGIDKSNVRYVIHYNMPKNMEAYVQEAGRAGRDGEPSQCILLFSAQDIMTQKFLIEQNPQDADRKANEYRKLQQMIDYCYTTRCLRSAQLDYFGEEHGDQPCGICSSCTDERELVDMTVDAQKIFSCIHRMRERFGVALVSSVLKGSRNQKVLQYGFENLPTHGAMSSRTEKEITESINVLISEGYLSLSEGQYPVVRLQPLAAEVLRGQRQVLQRVARVRSTGGSSGGRDRSRVRDLSPSAVNETVFEQLRLIRRELAGREHVPSYIIFNDATLREMSVVCPQTEAEMLRVKGVGEVKYRKYGKPFLEFFQNEM; from the coding sequence ATGAAGATGCAAGCACCTACCATGGAACAGGCGCAGGCTGAACTGCAAAAATATTATGGCTATCCCGACTTCCGGGAGGGCCAGAAAAAAATTGTCATGAATTTGCTGGAGGGCCGCGATACGCTCGGAATCATGCCGACGGGCGGCGGGAAATCGATATGTTATCAAGTTCCGGCATTGCTGCTGCCGGGACTTACGCTGGTCATTTCCCCGCTGATTTCACTGATGAAGGATCAGGTGGACGCGCTGACCACGGCCGGAATTCCGGCTGCATATATCAACAGCACGCTGAGCGGCAAAGAAGTGAATGAACGCATCCGTGCGGCGCGCCGGGGAGAGCTGAAGCTGCTCTATGTGGCGCCCGAGCGGCTGGAGCTGGACTGGTTCCGCCTGGAAATGGCCGGCTTGTCCATCTCCTGTGTCGCGGTGGATGAAGCCCACTGTGTCTCCCAGTGGGGGCATGATTTCCGGACGAGCTATCTGGCGGTTTCCCCTTTTGTGGACGAGCTGCCGGAACGGCCGATTCTTGCCGCCTTTACCGCCACAGCTACGCCTGAGGTTATGGAGGATATGGTCCGGCTGCTGCGGCTTCGCCAGCCGGGCGTATTCATGACCGGACTGGGCCGGGATAATCTGGCCATGTCGGTGCTGCGCGGGGAGAATAAACGCGAGTTCGTGCTGGACTATACGGCGCAGCATTCCCATCAGCCGGGCATTGTCTATGCCGCCACCCGCAAAGAGGTGGATGATCTGTATCAGCGGCTGCAGGCTTCCGGCATCGCAGCCGGACGTTATCATGCAGGGATGAGCGACCAGGAGCGTGCGGAGAGCCAGGAAGGTTTTCTCTATGACGATATCCGCGTCATGGTTGCCACCAATGCTTTTGGGATGGGGATCGACAAGTCGAATGTCCGTTACGTCATCCATTACAATATGCCCAAAAATATGGAAGCCTACGTACAGGAAGCGGGCCGTGCCGGGCGGGACGGAGAGCCCAGCCAGTGTATCCTGCTCTTCAGCGCGCAGGATATTATGACGCAGAAGTTCCTGATCGAGCAGAATCCGCAGGACGCGGACCGCAAGGCTAATGAATACCGCAAGCTTCAGCAGATGATCGATTACTGCTATACGACCCGCTGTCTGCGCAGCGCCCAGCTGGATTATTTTGGCGAGGAGCACGGGGACCAGCCATGCGGGATCTGCAGCTCGTGTACAGATGAACGCGAGCTGGTGGATATGACGGTGGATGCCCAGAAGATATTCTCCTGCATCCACCGTATGCGTGAACGCTTTGGCGTCGCACTGGTATCCTCTGTCCTCAAAGGCTCGCGCAACCAGAAGGTGCTGCAGTACGGCTTCGAGAATCTGCCTACCCACGGGGCGATGTCCAGCCGCACCGAGAAGGAGATTACCGAGAGCATCAATGTGCTGATCTCGGAAGGGTATCTGTCCTTATCGGAAGGCCAGTATCCTGTGGTGCGGCTTCAGCCGCTGGCCGCCGAAGTGCTGCGCGGCCAGCGGCAGGTCCTGCAGCGGGTGGCCCGGGTGCGCAGCACCGGAGGCAGCTCCGGCGGGCGGGACCGCAGCCGCGTGCGCGATCTGTCGCCGTCGGCGGTGAATGAGACGGTGTTCGAGCAGCTGCGCCTGATCCGCCGCGAGCTGGCGGGGCGCGAGCATGTGCCGTCCTACATTATTTTCAATGATGCGACCCTGCGCGAGATGAGCGTGGTTTGCCCGCAGACTGAAGCGGAAATGCTGAGAGTCAAAGGGGTCGGTGAAGTGAAATACCGTAAATACGGCAAGCCGTTCCTGGAATTTTTTCAAAATGAAATGTAA
- a CDS encoding B12-binding domain-containing radical SAM protein: MKIILATLNAKYIHTSLAIRLLKAYSEHEFQDIHLAEYTIKDPVMNIVSDLFQKKPDVIGFSCYIWNIEETVKVIGILKQVMPEVTVVLGGPEVSYEPLYWMQREAGIDFVVNGDGEETFHHLLQELRDDRKFHFVYGAAYRKGGELIVNPPRPKSDLNTLPSPHRFPDDLPDLGKRIVYFETSRGCPFNCQFCLSSIEVGVRYYDIERVKADLLYLIENGAKVIKFLDRTFNINRNYAMEMFQFLIDNHQGCVFQFEITADIMRPEVLDFLAEHAPPGIFRFEIGVQSTNDETNELVKRRQNFTKLSRTVMKIKASGNIDQHLDLIAGLPQEDYATFRKTFNDVFAMEPEELQLGFLKMLRGTGLRAQAAKYNYTYMEHAPYEILSSHVMPFSDIIRLKRLEDVLEKYWNSHRLDHSVKYLIRHVFKSPFDFFQEFGDYWEARGWQKIGHQLEDLFTRLHAFLTDRRTPSMPVITGLMKLDYFLGHKYKPRKIWWDITLDKPEWSHYMKEIAEHPERLSAKLAEAGFSERELQKFTVLEVLPFRLEAVLDSISGLRFDPAAVAVAEAADKSSTALAEALPDAGGSTLLIVMYQQDESQRAQYYALPL, translated from the coding sequence ATGAAAATCATCCTGGCTACATTAAATGCCAAATACATTCATACCTCGCTGGCCATCCGCCTCCTGAAGGCATACAGCGAGCATGAGTTTCAGGATATCCATTTGGCGGAATATACCATCAAAGATCCCGTGATGAATATCGTGTCCGACCTCTTCCAGAAGAAACCGGATGTGATCGGGTTTTCCTGTTATATCTGGAACATTGAAGAGACCGTCAAGGTGATCGGGATTCTCAAGCAAGTGATGCCTGAGGTTACGGTTGTGCTGGGCGGGCCGGAAGTATCGTATGAGCCGCTTTACTGGATGCAGCGGGAGGCCGGGATTGATTTTGTCGTGAACGGCGACGGGGAAGAGACCTTCCACCATCTGCTCCAGGAGCTGCGGGATGACCGCAAGTTTCATTTTGTCTATGGAGCTGCGTACCGCAAGGGCGGAGAGCTGATCGTCAATCCGCCGCGTCCCAAAAGCGATCTGAACACCCTGCCGTCCCCGCACCGCTTCCCGGATGATCTCCCGGATCTCGGTAAGCGGATTGTCTATTTTGAGACCAGCCGGGGTTGTCCGTTCAACTGCCAGTTCTGTCTGTCCAGCATTGAGGTGGGTGTGCGGTACTATGATATTGAACGGGTGAAAGCGGATTTGCTCTATCTGATTGAGAATGGTGCCAAAGTCATCAAATTTCTCGACCGCACCTTCAATATCAACCGCAATTACGCGATGGAAATGTTCCAGTTCCTGATCGACAACCATCAGGGCTGTGTGTTCCAGTTCGAGATTACAGCGGATATTATGCGTCCTGAGGTGCTGGATTTCCTTGCCGAGCACGCGCCTCCGGGCATCTTCCGCTTCGAAATAGGCGTGCAGTCCACCAATGACGAGACGAATGAGCTGGTCAAACGCCGCCAGAACTTCACCAAGCTGTCCCGCACCGTTATGAAAATCAAAGCCAGCGGCAACATCGACCAGCATCTCGATTTGATTGCCGGGCTGCCGCAGGAGGATTACGCGACCTTCCGCAAGACCTTCAACGATGTATTCGCCATGGAGCCGGAAGAGCTTCAGCTCGGATTCCTCAAAATGCTGCGCGGCACCGGGCTCCGTGCCCAGGCGGCCAAATACAACTATACGTATATGGAGCACGCCCCATATGAGATTCTGAGCAGCCATGTGATGCCGTTCTCCGACATTATCCGCCTCAAGCGGCTGGAGGATGTGCTGGAGAAGTATTGGAACAGCCACAGGCTGGACCACTCGGTTAAATACCTGATCCGCCATGTGTTCAAATCGCCGTTCGATTTCTTCCAGGAGTTCGGCGATTACTGGGAGGCGCGGGGCTGGCAGAAGATCGGGCATCAGCTCGAAGATCTGTTCACCCGGCTGCATGCTTTTCTGACGGACCGCAGAACGCCTTCCATGCCCGTCATTACGGGGCTGATGAAGCTGGATTATTTCCTGGGGCACAAATATAAGCCGCGCAAAATCTGGTGGGATATTACGCTGGACAAGCCGGAATGGTCCCATTATATGAAGGAGATCGCCGAGCATCCGGAGCGTCTCTCTGCCAAGCTGGCAGAAGCGGGGTTCAGCGAGCGGGAGCTGCAAAAGTTCACCGTGCTCGAAGTGCTGCCGTTCCGTCTGGAAGCCGTGCTGGACTCGATCAGCGGACTGCGCTTTGATCCGGCAGCCGTGGCTGTTGCCGAAGCGGCGGACAAGAGTTCCACAGCTCTGGCGGAAGCTCTGCCGGATGCCGGTGGAAGCACCCTGCTGATCGTCATGTACCAGCAGGATGAGAGCCAGCGGGCGCAATATTACGCGCTGCCTTTGTAG
- a CDS encoding CLC_0170 family protein: MVHLVTYTAAITIFSALMLLTVDRAIYKSSGWVRERKYASALGWGCAGVSLLFIIWRLILL, encoded by the coding sequence ATGGTGCACCTAGTTACCTATACTGCTGCGATCACCATATTTTCCGCACTGATGCTGCTCACAGTGGACCGGGCGATCTATAAGTCCAGCGGATGGGTTCGCGAAAGGAAATACGCCTCTGCACTGGGATGGGGCTGCGCGGGTGTATCCTTACTGTTCATCATCTGGCGGCTTATCTTGTTATAG
- a CDS encoding Ger(x)C family spore germination protein, with amino-acid sequence MNRLLRKISSGLLAAAVISLFLTGCWDQVEIEDRALVLGLSIDAVPPEKADQEEEVTHLSDTPVPEEMISVTAQIAVPGRVPLGPGSGSSEDGKTSPVWVVTVTGHSLDDAMNNLQQQIADPRYLVHLRVIVISEDIARGRMDDLNDYLRRNPEVRRRTWLLVSQGRASQFMDVKPPLQRVPTLYILSMMEKAVTSGKFPPDYIGTYWSADSKWGQSAYLPYVALRNKDNVLINGLAYFSQGKMVNTTKPLEIGAFMAVQGMDPGGYSAFFKTRELGVVMTKTNKRYTKTRSSIRDGKPVLTYDIYLEGDLDEHFHSAKPADSPASLHEIEQEFNKNVQTLIHNLIRQTQKDHADIFGMGEIIRAHHPAYWKEHIHDKDDWEKLYDSVTVNINLALHLRRVGLKET; translated from the coding sequence ATGAACAGGCTGCTGCGGAAAATAAGCTCCGGATTGCTGGCGGCTGCCGTCATCAGCCTTTTTCTTACCGGATGCTGGGATCAAGTCGAAATCGAGGACCGGGCACTGGTGCTGGGATTATCCATTGATGCCGTCCCTCCGGAAAAAGCAGATCAGGAAGAAGAGGTCACCCATCTTTCGGATACTCCGGTGCCGGAGGAAATGATCAGCGTCACAGCGCAGATCGCCGTGCCGGGACGTGTGCCGCTGGGTCCGGGAAGCGGCAGCAGCGAGGACGGGAAGACAAGCCCGGTGTGGGTGGTTACGGTGACGGGGCATTCGCTTGATGATGCCATGAATAATCTGCAGCAGCAGATTGCCGACCCGCGCTATCTCGTGCATTTGCGGGTAATTGTCATCAGCGAAGACATCGCCCGGGGAAGGATGGATGATCTCAATGATTATCTCCGGCGCAATCCCGAAGTCCGGCGCAGAACCTGGCTGCTGGTATCCCAAGGCCGGGCCTCGCAGTTCATGGATGTCAAGCCTCCGCTGCAGCGCGTGCCTACACTATACATCCTCTCCATGATGGAGAAAGCAGTAACCTCGGGCAAGTTTCCTCCCGATTATATCGGCACCTACTGGTCAGCGGATTCCAAGTGGGGACAAAGCGCTTATCTGCCTTATGTGGCGCTGCGCAACAAAGACAATGTACTGATTAACGGATTGGCTTACTTCAGCCAGGGCAAAATGGTCAATACCACCAAGCCGCTTGAAATCGGCGCGTTCATGGCGGTCCAGGGAATGGACCCGGGCGGGTACTCCGCTTTTTTCAAAACAAGGGAGCTCGGCGTGGTCATGACCAAAACTAATAAACGATACACAAAAACCCGCAGCTCCATCCGGGACGGCAAACCCGTTCTAACCTATGACATTTACCTCGAAGGGGATTTGGACGAGCACTTTCACAGCGCGAAGCCCGCCGATTCCCCGGCGAGTCTGCATGAGATTGAGCAGGAATTCAATAAGAATGTTCAGACCTTGATCCACAATCTGATCCGGCAGACCCAAAAGGACCATGCCGATATTTTTGGAATGGGCGAGATTATCCGCGCGCATCACCCTGCCTACTGGAAGGAGCATATTCATGACAAGGACGATTGGGAGAAGCTCTATGACAGTGTCACTGTGAACATTAATCTGGCTCTGCATCTGCGGAGAGTCGGACTTAAAGAGACATAA
- a CDS encoding oleate hydratase: protein MEATRVKKEYGNSQVYFVGGGIASLAGAAYLVRDCDFPGQNIHIIEEMKILGGSNDGAGNVEQGYVIRGGRMLNDEAYENLWELLSTIPSIDHPGQSVREEITAFDNANPTHGNARLINKNGEVEDVLSMGFDMADRLAMGKLIITPEDKMGKARINDWFAPHFFQTNFWYMWATTFAFQPWHSAVEFKRYMLRFMHEFPRIQTLEGVTRTPYNQYDSIILPLHKYLEPFGVDFNLKCTVTDLDFKDGDGITVTKMHVLRQGVPDVIKIAEGDRVIVTNGSMTEGSSLGSMTTAPRLNGKGSSWKLWENIAAKKPGLGNPSSFDDHVDGSKWESFTVTFQDSVFFDLMEKFTRNRAGTGALVTFKDSSWFMSVVLAFQPHFRNQPEHVKVFWGYGLYPDKVGDFVKKRMCDCTGEEIMQELIGHLHFEAHKKEIMATANCIPCMMPYITAQFMPRLNSDRPKVVPEGSTNLAFISQFCEIPDDVVFTEEYSVRAARIAVYTLMGVNRPVEPINQYQYDVRTLFSSFVTSFR, encoded by the coding sequence ATGGAGGCGACACGAGTGAAAAAAGAGTACGGTAACAGCCAGGTTTATTTTGTCGGCGGCGGTATTGCATCTCTTGCAGGTGCAGCCTATCTCGTCAGAGACTGTGACTTTCCCGGACAGAACATTCACATTATTGAAGAGATGAAGATCCTCGGCGGCAGCAATGACGGTGCGGGCAACGTTGAACAAGGTTATGTCATCCGGGGCGGCCGGATGCTGAACGATGAGGCTTACGAGAACCTGTGGGAGCTGCTGAGCACCATTCCTTCAATCGACCATCCGGGGCAATCGGTGCGGGAGGAAATCACCGCCTTCGATAACGCCAATCCCACACATGGCAATGCCCGCCTGATCAACAAGAACGGTGAAGTCGAAGACGTGCTGTCGATGGGCTTCGATATGGCCGACCGTCTGGCCATGGGCAAGCTGATTATTACTCCTGAGGATAAAATGGGCAAAGCACGGATCAACGACTGGTTCGCTCCGCACTTTTTCCAGACGAATTTCTGGTATATGTGGGCAACGACATTTGCCTTCCAGCCATGGCACAGTGCGGTTGAATTCAAAAGATATATGCTCCGCTTCATGCATGAATTTCCGCGCATTCAAACGCTTGAGGGGGTTACCCGTACCCCCTATAACCAATATGATTCGATTATTCTGCCGCTGCACAAATACCTGGAGCCTTTCGGCGTAGACTTCAATCTGAAATGCACCGTCACCGATCTGGATTTCAAAGACGGCGACGGCATTACAGTTACGAAGATGCATGTGCTGCGGCAGGGCGTTCCCGATGTCATTAAGATTGCTGAAGGGGACCGCGTGATCGTTACAAACGGCTCCATGACCGAAGGCTCCAGCCTCGGTTCGATGACAACCGCTCCGCGCCTGAACGGCAAGGGAAGCTCCTGGAAGCTGTGGGAGAATATCGCCGCCAAAAAACCGGGCCTCGGCAACCCTTCCTCCTTTGACGATCATGTGGACGGCTCGAAGTGGGAATCCTTCACCGTCACCTTCCAGGACTCGGTATTCTTTGATCTTATGGAAAAATTCACACGCAACCGGGCCGGCACAGGCGCGCTTGTCACCTTCAAGGATTCCAGCTGGTTCATGTCTGTAGTGCTGGCCTTCCAGCCGCATTTCCGCAATCAGCCGGAGCATGTCAAGGTATTCTGGGGTTATGGGCTGTACCCGGACAAGGTCGGCGACTTCGTGAAGAAAAGAATGTGCGACTGTACCGGGGAAGAAATTATGCAGGAACTGATCGGCCACCTTCATTTCGAAGCGCATAAGAAAGAGATTATGGCTACCGCCAACTGTATCCCTTGCATGATGCCATACATTACCGCCCAGTTCATGCCGAGACTGAACAGCGACCGGCCGAAGGTGGTTCCCGAAGGCTCCACCAACCTGGCTTTTATCAGCCAATTCTGCGAAATTCCAGATGACGTCGTGTTCACCGAGGAATATTCCGTCCGTGCAGCCAGAATTGCCGTGTACACGCTGATGGGTGTGAACCGCCCTGTGGAGCCGATCAACCAGTATCAATATGATGTGCGGACGTTGTTCTCAAGCTTTGTGACTTCGTTCAGATAA